The DNA region TTGGGCAGATTGCATTAACTCTAGGAGATCTACTTTTGGTTATTGTTTCTTTCTTGGTTCATCCTTGATTTCATGGAGAGCTAAGAAGCAACACAGTGTGTTCAAAAGTTTTTTTGAGACTTAGTATAAGACTCTCTCATTCGCCTCTTGTTTCTTTACTTGGTGATTTAGAAGTCAAATGCACCAAACCTCCAGTTTCGTATTGTGACAATTAAAATGCCATCCACATTGATGCCAACCTTGTTTTCCATGAAAtaaccaaatatcttgagtttgatTGCCATTTTGTTCGAGAAAGACTTGTAAGGGATTGTTCAAGCTACCTCCAATTTACACCAAGGCTCAAATTGTTATGTTCTTACCAAGCCCTTACCACCTAAGACCTATCATTGTTTTATATACAAGCTCAACATGTTAGATGTCTACCATGTTTAACTTGAGGGAGGATGCTAAACCTATAACTTGTAGCACAATTTACCACTCTGCCTTGTACCAAATTTCTTGACTTGTTATAGTAAGTAGTTAGTTTATGTTGTTAGAGTTAGTTAGGATTTGCAACTTACTATATATGGCAGCTTGTAACTAATTCACCAATCATCAATTTGTTTAAAACAATTCAAGTTTCTTGcaattttctctctttcttcATTCATTAACTGAAGGACACCATGatatgtagttttttttttgtctgGGCTTCGGTCTCCCACGTCTTTTGTGAGTCAAACTCTATTTCTAATTCTTCAAAACAACTTTTCTTTCTTATGTTTGAGCTAAAATCTAAATATTCCTATAGTGAAATGGAGATGTTCGACATAAACACCGACCACCTCAAATCCTTTTCCATCTTCAACAAACTTCAATACCTCACAACATATCATTGTTCAAAGGTTTCAAAGCATTACAAAGAGCTAGTTTTGGGTGCTTGTACCATACACACTTGAAGTCTATGTTATTTAGAGTATCAACTTAGACAGTTCAATATAGCTTGATCTGTCTTGGACCTCAGGCTGACTCCAGCTCATTGTTTCTCACATCTTGGACCGTACGACGTTACATGATCacttcatatataaaaaaaaaaaccctaacatGGTGCAAGAATATTTGATAATTTGAAATAACTTTCTTAAACATTTTAAGAAAAGCGTATCAAGAACTTGATTCCTGCTACAGAAAAAGACTTTTGAGAGCACATGTCTCAGTTTCTACTGTCTTCCTAAACTGGCCATCATTCAAAACTTCCAAGACATTCACATGCAATGACCAAACAAAGTTACCTTGTACAAACAAAACTTCAGGGAATGAATGTAACAACCAGTAAGACCGCCTTTATTAAATAGAACAAATTCTTAAGGTGAATCATACGAGTAACTCAACTCAACACGTCTTATACAGGTGTTTGGAGGTCACAAAGAGCTTGAACCGGCAGGACAAATATCTTCCAAACTGAAAGAAAGAGTAGACAAACTTATTCGTAACTCAACTTGTCCATAAGTCTTAATCAAACAAATGTTTTATATTTTCACTAACAAATTACCTTTTCCCCAAGCTTTCAATGATGTCACCAGTGACAGTTGATCTTTTCTTATTTGAGAAAGCAATGGAAGCTGCTTTTCTCATTATAGCAGCGCCAGCAATGGATCCCAACACTGTTGGATTTTTACAACTgaaacaaaaatttaattattaaggaTATAATTCATATAAAAGATAATGCAACAAACCTAAGCAAAGTATAAAGCATTATAACCTTAGATTCGAATCTTGATCAGCAGCTTCAATATATTGGCGTGCCCATGACAAAAAGACAGCAACACTGCATCAATTAAAATAAGTATTGTTCATTAAAAAAACTCAATCACAACATCATAAAGGCAAAAAtaccatttaatttcaattttctaCTGATCATCACTATTCTTTTTATATACTCTCGGAGTCTTAATGGAAAGATAATCTGGAGATCGTCTTGAAGGTAAATAAAGTTCAGTAAACAATTGTTTCATCTAAGGATCAAACTCGCATAATACATGTTAATCTAAAAAAACAATTACTTGCCTTCCAGAAAGGATATCACCCTGGCCACCACAGCGTCTAGGAGAACCATAGATGCTTACTGATTTGACTGCACAATTAACAGCTACTATCATAATTGCTCATTtggttataaatataaaaaaactccCCCGTTAACATTCTCTCTCGTCTATTGTAACTGTTTTTCATCTAAAGCTACTCAAAGTAGACTCTCAACAAGACAGGAAGGAAAACTGAGATTCATATTTGTTGAAGATCTATCTACCTGTGTCACCATCGCTTATTATATCGGATTTTCCCTTTTTTAGGATAGTAACACCACCAATTCTGCAAAAGGAATTTCACAGCAGTAAGAAACCAACTATCCTAAACAGAAACATGTCTCAGAAATAGCAAATAAGAACTAGAATAGGATCAGTTGACTGTAAAATATTCTAACATAAGAACCAGTGACCTAAAATGAGGAACTTACTGTTTGGCAAGAGACAGCACTTGCTGAGAAGCATCGTCGTTATTTACTTCAGAATTCAGTACTTTCTGTACAAGCCGCTTATATTCATTGACATTTGGGGTTAGAACAGCTAAGGCATAGCCACTAACAAGTTCAAGATGATTTGTTACAAGAAAAAGTCCATCCTGAAATATGCCGAAACAGTTAGCAACAGGCACATGTTAATCAGACTACAAGGGTGTCCAAACCTTAACATACATACCCCATCTATCACGATTGGGATGTTTGACTGTCTTGCATGTCTTATGACTTCACTCACACAGTCCTGATAACATTGTGCAAACGTTAGGAGTAATGATGAAGGACGATCGCAACAGGTAAGGGGAAAAAGAACTCTTATAGTGTAACATAACAAGGACATTTAACTCGAGTGATTCAAGTGAAGCTTATGAAGAGAGAGCATACTAGAAGAAACGGGTCTCTTCCAAGGCCTGGACCAACGACTAGACAGTCAAACCTTTCTAACCATTTGTCAACTTCAGCAAGAACCTTGCTTGATATGATTTTCTTGTCCTCGTCCCTGAAATTAGTCTCTCGCTATAAACAACATTCACTTGGTATTTTTTGAAATGTCCAATCAAAAAGATGAAGATTGCATCGAAGTTGTACCTGACATTATACGATTCTTCCAAAACAGGGTGAACAATCAACTCAGGACTGTAGCTTTTAATGACAGGAGAAGCGTCTTTTGTACAGAATACATGGGACAAATCTGCACCCTGCATGATTGGAAAAATTAATAGTATGACAATGATTAGAAGAATAGGTACATAAACTTTGAAAATGAGTAAAAAGAAAAAGTATCGATACTAACAATTTTTAAGGCTGAAATAGCAGCAAAATAAGGGGCGCCTGTATATTCGCGGCACCCTCCAATAACAGCTATGTTCCCTGATTTGAAAcagaattcaaaaaacaaataaGATACTCCTTATTGTCTATCCACACAGATTAAACATACATAAAAGTAATACAAAGTTAGTCCTTGAGACATAATTGACAACATATTACTTTCTTAATTTTCTATGATAAACACAACTCACCGCAGCCTTAGAAGGGCTCCAATTGCCAAATGAAATGAAGGAACTTTTTATCACATCGAAATGTTAAGAAAACATAAAGGCAAGGGATgaaaaaactaaactaaactaagACGCACAAGTAAATATGTTAACTCATAGTTCAAGTGGTTGAGCTGGGACACTAGGAGGTTCGGGGTTAAAACCTAGACTACTAACAGGGTTCTAAATAGCTTTTGTGGTAACGGTTGCAGTACAATCCTTGATATTGCAGGAAATCGCGGTCAAATGCAGCCTTAACTGTGGTTGCATTGCGGTTTCAGCAAAACCAAAAAACCATTTTTCTGCAGCCTGAATTGCGGTTGCAgcaaaaccaaaaaccattttttcCGCAGCCCAAATTGCGGTTGCAGAAATTTATTTAAAACCCTAGCTACTAACACAATACAGTAACAATTAACATTATCCTATTAAAAAGGCTAGCACACATGGAATGTAAGAAAGAAGACATATACTTAATTCTTCCTTTGATATCATTTCATCAACATCAccacttataaaaaaaatgatgcaATTAATTGCAAGAATTATGTACCTGCCTGGCCTTTATGTCTACTTTGATCTAGGGCAGGAGTAATTGCTCTAATAACGTCCTCTGCGTCAAACAAAACCTGACCAGACTTCATTTTTCCAAAACCAGAATTCCTGCAATGATCAACACTACCTCCAAAAGACCTCACCAAGAACCGCTGTCTTCTGAAAACAGGTGAAGAAGCCAGTAGCATACAATTGTTTGCACAACACAACAAAGGTAACTGACAATTCATGATCACATGTTTCATTAACATCACCAAACCCTATTCATAACCCAAACATGAATTCAATATCTTAAAAACACAAAACCCCCCATCTCATACACCaattttgataataaattcatcATAAAGACTCAAACTTTTCAATGAATTGAGGTGAATAAAATGAACAAAGAGAGAAAAAATCTTACCAGAAAAAAGCCCAGAAAGGTACTAAGCTCAGAAACTCTGAACAGTTAAGAAAGTTTCTctcttttccaatttttttttttttagtttcgcTATTTGTATGAGTCATGAGTCATGTCCACGTGTTCCAATTTGGAAAATGCTCAAAACGATGTCGTTTGCTACTTTATATTTGTTTTCGCCGTTTCTAGCACTATACAAAATTGCAACAACAATCCATTTACATTCATACTCACAGGCTGTTTAATTTGAGTTTGAGAGAGAAAAGTTTGCATTTTTGTTGTTAATTTGAAGAGGGTATGGCTCGAATTCCGAGATCGGATATGAAGATGAATGCGATTAGGTCAGGGATAGTTGTGTTAGGAGCAGTAGCGTTTGGTTACTTGAGTCTTCGAATTGGTTTCAAACCTTATCTGGAGAAAGCTAAAGCTGATCAGTATCATCAACAGCAGCAGCATCAAAATGAAGTTCAACAATCTgaatctgagtctgattctgaccCATCTTCATCTTTCAAGGAACCTATCTCTTTCCCTGAACGTAGTTCATAAAAATCATTgctttgttttgatttgattgtgTTTTGGAAATTAACTAGTTTTACTCTTTTTAATTTTACTGTTTTATTTCATATATATGTTTACATTGGATTATTCTCTTGCATTTGAATCATGTATTTTCAATGATGTTGAGTACTATGCACTGCACACCAACTATTTGTTTATATGCATCTTTGTTGATGTTAGTGTTATG from Vicia villosa cultivar HV-30 ecotype Madison, WI unplaced genomic scaffold, Vvil1.0 ctg.000758F_1_1, whole genome shotgun sequence includes:
- the LOC131631005 gene encoding ATP-dependent (S)-NAD(P)H-hydrate dehydratase-like isoform X1, producing the protein MLMKHVIMNCQLPLLCCANNCMLLASSPVFRRQRFLVRSFGGSVDHCRNSGFGKMKSGQVLFDAEDVIRAITPALDQSRHKGQAGNIAVIGGCREYTGAPYFAAISALKIGADLSHVFCTKDASPVIKSYSPELIVHPVLEESYNVRDEDKKIISSKVLAEVDKWLERFDCLVVGPGLGRDPFLLDCVSEVIRHARQSNIPIVIDGDGLFLVTNHLELVSGYALAVLTPNVNEYKRLVQKVLNSEVNNDDASQQVLSLAKQIGGVTILKKGKSDIISDGDTVKSVSIYGSPRRCGGQGDILSGSVAVFLSWARQYIEAADQDSNLSCKNPTVLGSIAGAAIMRKAASIAFSNKKRSTVTGDIIESLGKSLEDICPAGSSSL
- the LOC131631005 gene encoding ATP-dependent (S)-NAD(P)H-hydrate dehydratase-like isoform X3 translates to MKSGQVLFDAEDVIRAITPALDQSRHKGQAGNIAVIGGCREYTGAPYFAAISALKIGADLSHVFCTKDASPVIKSYSPELIVHPVLEESYNVRDEDKKIISSKVLAEVDKWLERFDCLVVGPGLGRDPFLLDCVSEVIRHARQSNIPIVIDGDGLFLVTNHLELVSGYALAVLTPNVNEYKRLVQKVLNSEVNNDDASQQVLSLAKQIGGVTILKKGKSDIISDGDTVKSVSIYGSPRRCGGQGDILSGSVAVFLSWARQYIEAADQDSNLSCKNPTVLGSIAGAAIMRKAASIAFSNKKRSTVTGDIIESLGKSLEDICPAGSSSL
- the LOC131631005 gene encoding ATP-dependent (S)-NAD(P)H-hydrate dehydratase-like isoform X2; this encodes MLLASSPVFRRQRFLVRSFGGSVDHCRNSGFGKMKSGQVLFDAEDVIRAITPALDQSRHKGQAGNIAVIGGCREYTGAPYFAAISALKIGADLSHVFCTKDASPVIKSYSPELIVHPVLEESYNVRDEDKKIISSKVLAEVDKWLERFDCLVVGPGLGRDPFLLDCVSEVIRHARQSNIPIVIDGDGLFLVTNHLELVSGYALAVLTPNVNEYKRLVQKVLNSEVNNDDASQQVLSLAKQIGGVTILKKGKSDIISDGDTVKSVSIYGSPRRCGGQGDILSGSVAVFLSWARQYIEAADQDSNLSCKNPTVLGSIAGAAIMRKAASIAFSNKKRSTVTGDIIESLGKSLEDICPAGSSSL